The following are encoded in a window of Variovorax paradoxus genomic DNA:
- a CDS encoding iron-containing alcohol dehydrogenase — MALIQYLTQIQFEFGAIKLLSSECARVGINRPLIVTDAGVRAAGVLQKALDAIADLEVSVFDQTPSNPTEAAVRAAVELYRSGRCDGLIAVGGGSAIDCAKGVAIAATHEGPLKTYATIEGGSPKITERAVPLIAVPTTSGTGSEVARGAIVIVDDHRKLGFHSWFLMPKAAICDPELTLGLPPRLTAATGMDAIAHCMETFMSAAFNPPADGIGLDGLERAWGHIERATKDGSDREARLNLMSASMQGAMAFQKGLGCVHSLSHSLGGVDPRLHHGTLNALFLPAVIHFNAGAESVQKEQRLQRMAQAMHLDSAGDLGDAIRDMNARLGLPAGLAEVGVTPAIFEQIIDGAMADHCHKTNPRLATRDDYKAMLEASM; from the coding sequence ATGGCCCTCATCCAATACCTCACCCAGATCCAGTTCGAATTCGGCGCCATCAAGCTCCTGTCGAGCGAGTGCGCGCGCGTCGGCATCAACCGCCCCCTGATCGTCACCGACGCCGGCGTGCGCGCGGCCGGCGTGCTGCAGAAGGCGCTCGACGCCATCGCCGATCTCGAGGTCTCGGTGTTCGACCAGACGCCCTCCAACCCGACCGAGGCCGCCGTGCGCGCCGCCGTCGAGCTCTACCGCAGCGGCCGCTGCGACGGCCTCATCGCCGTGGGCGGCGGCTCGGCCATCGACTGCGCCAAGGGCGTGGCCATCGCCGCCACGCACGAAGGCCCGCTCAAGACCTACGCCACCATCGAAGGCGGCTCGCCCAAGATCACCGAGCGCGCGGTGCCGCTCATTGCCGTGCCCACCACCAGCGGCACCGGCAGCGAAGTGGCGCGCGGCGCCATCGTCATCGTCGACGACCACCGCAAGCTGGGCTTCCACAGCTGGTTCCTCATGCCCAAGGCCGCCATCTGCGACCCCGAGCTCACGCTCGGCCTGCCGCCCCGCCTCACGGCCGCGACCGGCATGGACGCCATTGCGCATTGCATGGAAACCTTCATGTCGGCCGCCTTCAACCCACCGGCCGACGGCATCGGCCTCGACGGCCTGGAGCGCGCCTGGGGCCACATCGAACGCGCGACCAAAGACGGCAGCGACCGCGAGGCGCGCCTCAACCTCATGAGCGCGTCGATGCAGGGCGCCATGGCCTTCCAGAAGGGCCTGGGCTGCGTGCACTCGCTGAGCCACAGCCTGGGCGGCGTCGATCCGCGCCTGCACCACGGCACGCTCAACGCCCTCTTCCTGCCCGCGGTGATCCACTTCAACGCCGGCGCCGAGTCGGTGCAGAAAGAACAGCGCCTGCAGCGCATGGCGCAGGCCATGCACCTGGATTCGGCCGGTGACCTCGGCGATGCGATCCGCGACATGAACGCACGCCTGGGCCTGCCCGCCGGCCTGGCCGAAGTGGGCGTGACGCCCGCGATATTCGAACAGATCATCGACGGCGCCATGGCCGACCATTGCCACAAGACCAACCCACGGCTGGCCACGCGCGACGACTACAAGGCCATGCTCGAAGCGTCGATGTAA
- a CDS encoding 2-keto-4-pentenoate hydratase: protein MPTNKTLASVALGTVLLAASAHAACLSDTQVADFAAAQAARTPAADIENLDEADAACTRAKLNVLHARNLGDVVGYKAGLTNPAVQKRFNYDQPVWGVLYQRMLLDSGAVVDAAFGARPLFEADMLVRVKSADIHKARTPAEVLANIDQLIPFIELPDLAVQTPSKLNGPGVAAINVGARLGVRGLPVDVPTTTDGQSWMLESLRDMRVVMKDGQGKELATGKGSDILEHPLNAVVWLAGALAKEGIALKPGDLISLGSFSPLLPPKAGLTVVVSYEGLPRMQPVVVSFK from the coding sequence TTGCCCACCAACAAAACCCTTGCGTCTGTCGCCCTCGGCACAGTGCTGCTGGCAGCCTCCGCGCACGCCGCGTGCCTCAGCGACACCCAGGTGGCCGACTTCGCCGCCGCGCAGGCGGCACGCACGCCCGCCGCCGACATCGAGAACCTCGACGAGGCCGACGCCGCCTGCACGCGCGCCAAGCTCAACGTGCTGCATGCGCGCAACCTGGGCGACGTGGTCGGCTACAAGGCCGGCCTTACCAACCCCGCGGTGCAGAAGCGCTTCAACTACGACCAGCCGGTGTGGGGCGTGCTCTACCAGCGCATGCTGCTCGACAGCGGCGCGGTGGTCGATGCGGCCTTCGGCGCGCGGCCGCTGTTCGAGGCCGACATGCTGGTGCGCGTGAAGAGCGCCGACATCCACAAGGCCAGGACGCCGGCCGAGGTGCTGGCCAACATCGACCAGCTGATTCCCTTCATCGAGCTGCCCGACCTCGCGGTGCAGACGCCGTCCAAGCTCAACGGCCCGGGCGTGGCCGCGATCAACGTCGGTGCGCGGCTCGGCGTGCGCGGCCTGCCGGTCGATGTGCCGACGACCACTGACGGCCAGTCCTGGATGCTCGAGAGCCTGCGCGACATGCGCGTGGTCATGAAGGACGGGCAGGGCAAGGAGCTGGCCACCGGCAAGGGCTCGGACATCCTCGAGCACCCGCTCAACGCCGTGGTGTGGCTGGCCGGCGCACTGGCCAAGGAAGGCATCGCGCTGAAACCGGGCGACCTGATCAGCCTGGGCTCGTTCTCGCCGCTGCTGCCGCCCAAGGCCGGGCTGACGGTGGTGGTGAGCTACGAGGGGCTGCCGCGCATGCAACCGGTGGTGGTGTCTTTCAAGTGA
- a CDS encoding alpha/beta hydrolase, with product MAGVVERMGRAGHPPLDRLTPDEAKASYEKGAGVLEVPKPELARIEDFHIAARDGHAIPARLYAPSAEVLPVLVYFHGGGFTVGNIRTHDTLCRVLSLKSGCAVVSVDYRLAPAHKFPTASNDAWDAFQFVATQGASLGLDGTRLAVGGDSAGGTLAAVCAILARDAGLPVALQLLIYPGMAAHQDTDSHRRHVDGPLLTKAMIDFFFGQYVNTPADRDDWRFAPLLADDVDGVAPAWIGLAEADPVVDEGIAYADKLRAAGVAVDLEIYRGVIHEFIKMGRAIPEALQAQNDAARALKEALTP from the coding sequence ATGGCCGGCGTGGTCGAGCGCATGGGGCGCGCGGGCCATCCGCCGCTCGACCGCCTCACGCCCGACGAAGCCAAGGCCTCGTACGAAAAGGGCGCGGGCGTGCTCGAAGTGCCCAAGCCCGAGCTGGCGCGCATCGAAGACTTCCACATCGCCGCGCGCGACGGCCATGCCATTCCCGCGCGGCTGTATGCGCCGTCGGCCGAGGTGCTGCCGGTGCTCGTGTACTTTCACGGCGGCGGCTTCACGGTCGGCAACATCCGCACGCACGACACGCTGTGCCGCGTGCTCAGCCTCAAGAGCGGCTGCGCGGTGGTGTCGGTCGACTACCGGCTCGCGCCGGCGCACAAGTTTCCGACCGCATCGAACGATGCCTGGGACGCCTTCCAGTTCGTCGCCACGCAAGGCGCGAGCCTCGGCCTCGACGGCACGCGCCTCGCCGTGGGCGGCGACAGCGCCGGCGGCACGCTGGCGGCCGTGTGCGCGATCCTGGCGCGCGATGCAGGCCTGCCGGTGGCGCTGCAGCTGCTGATCTACCCCGGCATGGCCGCGCACCAGGACACCGACTCGCACCGACGCCACGTCGACGGCCCGCTGCTGACCAAGGCCATGATCGACTTCTTCTTCGGCCAGTACGTGAACACGCCGGCCGACCGCGACGACTGGCGTTTTGCGCCCTTGCTGGCCGACGACGTCGACGGCGTGGCACCGGCCTGGATCGGGCTGGCCGAGGCTGACCCGGTGGTCGACGAAGGCATCGCCTACGCCGACAAGCTGCGCGCCGCGGGCGTGGCGGTCGACCTGGAAATCTACCGTGGCGTGATCCACGAATTCATCAAGATGGGCCGGGCGATTCCCGAAGCGCTGCAAGCGCAGAACGACGCGGCCCGCGCACTGAAAGAGGCATTGACCCCATGA
- a CDS encoding YbgC/FadM family acyl-CoA thioesterase → MSDHTNDTPVRADFRFFHRLRVRWAEVDMQKIVFNAHYLMYFDTAIADYWRAMALPYEEAMLELGGDLYVRKATIDFRASARMDDVIDVGMKCARIGNSSIVFQGGLFRQDQFLVGCELVYVFADPATQTSKAVPVALRETLTAFEAGEPMRTVETGDWAALGEGASALRRAVFIEEQNIPKELEWDAHDAVVLHAVARNRIGQVIGTGRLLAAEDGVSHIGRMAVHRSLRSGGHGAAVVQALEDAARARGDREVALNAQRSAERFYARLGYAVHGQPFEEAGIPHIEMRRALR, encoded by the coding sequence ATGAGCGACCACACCAACGACACCCCCGTGCGCGCGGACTTCCGCTTCTTCCACCGACTGCGCGTGCGCTGGGCCGAGGTGGACATGCAGAAGATCGTCTTCAACGCGCACTACCTGATGTACTTCGACACCGCCATCGCCGACTACTGGCGGGCGATGGCGCTTCCTTATGAAGAGGCCATGCTGGAACTGGGCGGCGACCTGTACGTGCGCAAGGCGACCATCGACTTCCGCGCCTCGGCGCGCATGGACGACGTGATCGACGTGGGCATGAAGTGCGCGCGCATCGGCAACTCGTCGATCGTGTTCCAGGGCGGGCTGTTTCGCCAGGACCAGTTTTTGGTCGGCTGCGAGCTCGTCTACGTGTTTGCAGACCCGGCGACGCAGACCTCGAAGGCGGTGCCTGTGGCCCTGCGCGAAACGCTGACGGCCTTCGAGGCCGGGGAGCCGATGCGCACCGTCGAGACCGGCGACTGGGCCGCACTCGGCGAAGGCGCGAGCGCGCTGCGCCGCGCCGTGTTCATCGAAGAGCAGAACATTCCCAAGGAGCTGGAGTGGGACGCGCACGACGCCGTCGTGCTGCATGCGGTGGCGCGCAACCGCATCGGGCAGGTCATCGGCACGGGCCGGTTGCTGGCGGCCGAAGACGGTGTGTCGCACATCGGCCGCATGGCGGTGCACCGCAGCCTGCGCAGCGGCGGCCACGGCGCGGCCGTGGTGCAGGCGCTGGAAGACGCGGCCCGCGCACGCGGCGACCGCGAGGTGGCGCTCAACGCGCAGCGCAGCGCCGAGCGCTTCTATGCGCGGCTCGGCTACGCGGTGCACGGCCAGCCTTTCGAGGAAGCCGGCATTCCGCACATCGAGATGCGGCGCGCGCTGCGCTGA
- a CDS encoding YgfZ/GcvT domain-containing protein, protein MTTVVLNGVSTLPHLGVIRAEGPDAASFLHGQLTQDFSLLGATEARLAALCTAKGRVIASFIGIRPQPELILLVCSRDILAATLKRLSMYVLRAKVKLTDATEQFALHGLAGTALTANGLDAALPPGRRTAIGEDISVVSLYPADGVPRALWIAPTGQKAPVGPTLDAALWPWSEVRSGIVTLTTPVIEAFVPQMINYESVGGVNFKKGCYPGQEIVARSQFRGTLKRRTYIAQTDAPLAAGQEVFAANDAEQPVGTVAQAAPAPDGGWSALISIQIAALEAGGLHAGTPDGPVLSIDPLPYPLLEDV, encoded by the coding sequence ATGACCACAGTCGTTCTCAACGGGGTGAGCACCCTGCCCCACCTCGGCGTGATTCGCGCCGAAGGCCCCGATGCCGCCAGCTTCTTGCACGGCCAGCTCACGCAGGATTTTTCTCTGCTCGGGGCCACCGAGGCCCGCCTGGCGGCGCTTTGCACGGCCAAGGGCCGCGTGATCGCCAGTTTCATCGGCATCCGGCCGCAACCCGAACTCATCCTGCTGGTGTGCAGCCGCGACATCCTCGCGGCCACGCTCAAGCGCCTGTCGATGTACGTGCTGCGCGCCAAGGTCAAGCTCACCGACGCCACCGAGCAGTTCGCGCTGCACGGCCTGGCCGGCACCGCCCTGACCGCCAACGGCCTCGACGCGGCCCTGCCGCCCGGTCGCCGCACGGCCATCGGCGAAGACATCAGCGTGGTGTCGCTCTACCCCGCCGACGGCGTGCCGCGCGCGCTGTGGATCGCCCCAACCGGCCAGAAGGCGCCCGTGGGCCCGACGCTCGACGCCGCCTTGTGGCCGTGGAGCGAGGTGCGCAGCGGCATCGTCACGCTGACCACGCCGGTCATCGAAGCCTTCGTGCCGCAGATGATCAATTACGAGTCGGTGGGGGGCGTGAACTTCAAGAAGGGCTGCTACCCCGGTCAGGAAATCGTGGCGCGCAGCCAGTTCCGCGGCACGCTCAAGCGCCGCACCTACATCGCGCAGACCGACGCACCGCTGGCCGCGGGCCAGGAGGTGTTTGCGGCCAACGACGCCGAACAGCCCGTGGGCACCGTGGCGCAGGCCGCGCCCGCGCCCGACGGCGGCTGGTCGGCGCTCATCTCCATCCAGATCGCCGCGCTCGAGGCCGGCGGCCTGCACGCCGGCACGCCCGACGGGCCGGTGCTGTCGATCGACCCGCTGCCGTACCCGCTGCTCGAAGACGTCTGA
- the mltG gene encoding endolytic transglycosylase MltG, whose protein sequence is MRSFFLTLFLLVALAVLALGGAGLWWVHQPLKLPTPSVDLSVEPGTTPRGIAQAVADAGADVQPQLLYWWFRISGQDRQMRAGSYELERGVTPKLLLNILVRGEEATRSVVLVEGWNIRQVRAALAKAEQLKPESVGMTEDALMAALGKPGVHPEGRFFPDTYTYSKGSTDIALLQRAMRAMDKKLEAAWAARAADLPLKSADEALILASIVEKETGKANDRSEIAAVFTNRLRVGMPLQTDPTVIYGMGATFDGNLRKRDLQTDTPWNTYTRGGLPPTPIAMPGKAALLAAVQPAQSKSLYFVSRGDGTSQFSSSLDDHNRAVNRYQRGGGSSSQPKATQ, encoded by the coding sequence GTGCGCAGCTTCTTCCTCACGCTCTTCCTGCTCGTGGCCCTGGCCGTTCTGGCGCTCGGCGGCGCCGGTCTCTGGTGGGTGCACCAGCCGCTCAAGTTGCCGACGCCCAGCGTCGACCTGTCCGTGGAGCCCGGCACCACGCCGCGCGGCATCGCCCAGGCCGTGGCCGACGCGGGTGCCGACGTGCAGCCCCAACTGCTGTACTGGTGGTTCCGTATCTCGGGGCAAGACCGCCAGATGCGCGCCGGCAGTTACGAACTGGAACGCGGCGTCACGCCCAAGCTGCTGCTCAACATCCTGGTGCGCGGCGAAGAAGCCACGCGCAGCGTGGTGCTGGTCGAAGGCTGGAACATCCGCCAGGTGCGCGCCGCGCTCGCCAAGGCCGAGCAGCTCAAGCCCGAAAGCGTGGGCATGACCGAAGACGCATTGATGGCCGCGCTGGGCAAGCCGGGCGTGCACCCCGAAGGCCGCTTCTTCCCGGACACCTACACCTACTCGAAGGGCTCGACCGACATCGCGCTGCTGCAGCGCGCCATGCGGGCCATGGACAAGAAGCTCGAAGCCGCCTGGGCGGCCCGCGCAGCCGATCTGCCGCTTAAATCGGCCGATGAAGCGCTGATTCTGGCCAGCATTGTCGAAAAGGAGACAGGCAAGGCCAACGACCGCTCAGAGATTGCCGCTGTCTTCACGAATCGGCTGCGCGTCGGCATGCCGCTGCAGACCGACCCGACCGTGATCTACGGCATGGGCGCCACCTTCGACGGCAACCTGCGCAAGCGCGACCTGCAGACCGACACGCCCTGGAACACCTACACCCGCGGCGGCCTGCCGCCCACGCCGATCGCCATGCCCGGCAAGGCTGCGCTGCTGGCGGCGGTTCAGCCGGCGCAGAGCAAGTCGCTGTACTTCGTGTCGCGCGGCGATGGCACGAGCCAGTTCAGCAGCTCGCTCGACGACCACAACCGCGCGGTCAACCGCTACCAGCGTGGCGGTGGCAGCAGCTCCCAACCCAAGGCGACCCAATGA
- the tmk gene encoding dTMP kinase, which produces MSDSGLFLTLEGIDGAGKSSHLDALEARFQAQGRTVVRTREPGGTPLAETLRGLVLEQPMNPLTESLLVFAARCDHIAQVIEPALARGEVVLCDRFTDATFAYQGAGRGFDTAVLSTLEQWVQAGRAGVPASQLLQPQLTVWFDLAPEIAAQRLAGARVPDKFEAQPVEFFRRVAQGYAARAAADASRFVRIDASQARDQVWQQIDTALVARGVLSPVQGAAR; this is translated from the coding sequence ATGAGTGACTCAGGCCTGTTTCTGACGCTGGAAGGCATCGACGGCGCGGGCAAGTCCAGCCACCTCGACGCGCTGGAAGCCCGCTTCCAGGCGCAGGGCCGCACGGTGGTGCGCACGCGCGAACCCGGCGGCACGCCGCTGGCCGAAACGCTGCGCGGGCTGGTGCTCGAACAGCCGATGAACCCGCTGACCGAATCGCTGCTGGTGTTCGCGGCACGCTGCGACCACATCGCGCAGGTCATCGAACCGGCGCTGGCGCGCGGCGAGGTCGTGCTGTGCGATCGCTTCACCGACGCCACCTTCGCCTACCAGGGCGCGGGACGCGGCTTCGACACCGCCGTGCTCTCGACGCTCGAGCAGTGGGTGCAGGCGGGCCGGGCCGGTGTGCCGGCGTCGCAACTGCTGCAGCCGCAACTGACCGTGTGGTTCGACCTCGCCCCCGAAATCGCCGCCCAGCGCCTGGCCGGCGCGCGCGTGCCCGACAAGTTCGAGGCCCAGCCGGTCGAGTTCTTCCGCCGCGTGGCGCAGGGCTATGCGGCCCGCGCCGCCGCCGATGCGTCGCGCTTCGTGCGCATCGACGCCAGCCAGGCCCGCGACCAGGTCTGGCAGCAGATCGACACGGCGCTGGTGGCGCGCGGCGTGCTGTCGCCGGTGCAGGGAGCCGCCCGATGA
- a CDS encoding DNA polymerase III subunit delta', with amino-acid sequence MSEPVNTLTPWLRQPLAELLRQRGHAWLLQGPSGIGQYELALALAAAWLCERPVEEGGAACGHCPSCHAIEVRTHADLCVLMPEVAMGELGWPLDEKAQSDIDDKKRKASREIRVEAMRDAVGFAQRTSARGRGKVVLVYPAERMNTITANALLKTLEEPVGDVRFVLASEAAWQLLPTIRSRCLGFTLPWPETAEAEAWLVAQDVPPADAAQLLRAAGGRPSDALRLARSGQSPKAWSLLPKAVSRGDVGALADQAPAQAVVALQKLCHDLMAVGHGAEPRFFDAADLPPVPHKLALARWSKSLASAARTAEHPFNAGLMLEALVSEARSTLNSAARRP; translated from the coding sequence ATGAGCGAGCCGGTGAACACATTGACGCCCTGGCTGCGCCAGCCGCTCGCCGAACTGCTGCGCCAGCGCGGCCATGCCTGGCTGCTGCAAGGCCCGTCGGGCATCGGCCAGTACGAACTCGCGCTGGCGCTCGCCGCCGCCTGGCTGTGCGAGCGGCCGGTGGAGGAGGGCGGTGCCGCCTGCGGCCACTGCCCCAGCTGCCACGCCATCGAGGTTCGCACCCACGCCGATTTGTGCGTGCTGATGCCCGAAGTCGCCATGGGCGAACTCGGTTGGCCGCTCGACGAAAAAGCCCAGTCCGACATCGACGACAAGAAGCGCAAGGCCAGCCGCGAGATCCGCGTCGAAGCGATGCGCGACGCGGTCGGCTTTGCGCAGCGCACGAGCGCGCGCGGCCGCGGCAAGGTCGTGCTGGTGTATCCGGCCGAGCGCATGAACACCATCACTGCCAATGCGCTGCTCAAGACGCTCGAGGAGCCCGTCGGCGATGTGCGCTTCGTGCTAGCCAGCGAGGCCGCGTGGCAGCTGTTGCCGACCATCCGCAGCCGCTGCCTGGGCTTCACGCTGCCGTGGCCCGAAACCGCCGAGGCCGAAGCCTGGCTGGTGGCACAAGACGTGCCGCCCGCCGATGCCGCGCAGTTGCTGCGTGCCGCGGGCGGACGGCCCAGCGATGCGCTGCGGCTGGCACGCTCGGGCCAGTCGCCCAAGGCGTGGTCGCTGCTGCCCAAGGCCGTGTCGCGCGGCGACGTGGGCGCGCTGGCCGACCAGGCGCCGGCCCAGGCCGTCGTCGCGCTGCAGAAGCTCTGCCACGACCTCATGGCCGTGGGCCACGGCGCCGAACCCCGTTTCTTCGACGCGGCCGACCTGCCGCCGGTGCCGCACAAGCTGGCGCTGGCGCGCTGGTCGAAATCGCTCGCCAGCGCCGCGCGAACCGCCGAACATCCGTTCAACGCCGGCCTCATGCTCGAAGCGCTTGTGAGCGAAGCGCGAAGCACCCTAAACTCTGCCGCTCGCCGCCCATGA
- a CDS encoding PilZ domain-containing protein: protein MNPPAAPVPASAAAAALSATPARPSVIQLAIKEKGALYAAYIPLFAEGGIFIPTTREYRLGDDVYVLLTLPEDPQRYPVAGKVAWITPARAAGNRAPGVGVRFPSDEKSRQLKARIEAALGGSMASDRATQTI, encoded by the coding sequence ATGAACCCACCTGCCGCGCCTGTTCCAGCCTCTGCCGCCGCTGCCGCGTTGTCTGCCACGCCGGCCCGGCCGAGCGTCATCCAGCTCGCCATCAAGGAAAAGGGCGCGCTCTACGCGGCCTACATCCCGCTGTTTGCCGAAGGCGGCATCTTCATTCCGACCACGCGCGAGTACCGGCTCGGCGACGACGTCTACGTGCTGCTCACGCTGCCCGAAGACCCGCAGCGCTACCCGGTCGCCGGCAAGGTCGCCTGGATCACGCCGGCCCGTGCCGCCGGCAACCGGGCGCCGGGCGTCGGCGTGCGCTTTCCGTCAGACGAGAAGTCGCGCCAGCTGAAGGCGCGCATCGAAGCCGCGCTCGGTGGCTCCATGGCCTCCGACCGCGCGACCCAGACCATCTGA
- a CDS encoding TatD family hydrolase, translated as MFTDSHCHLTFPEFADQMPQIRAAMAAAKVDRALCICTKLEEFDDVQALAARYDNFWASVGVHPDNEDIAEPTVEDLVRLSARPRVVAIGETGLDYYQMEERKGGRSIADMEWQRDRFRVHIRAAQQTRKPLIIHTRDASADTLAILKEEGEDGAGRAAGGVFHCFTETAEVARAALDLGFYISFSGILTFKKAQDLRDVAAFVPLDRMLIETDSPYLAPVPYRGKTNNPSYVPFVAQQIAELRHVPVEDIAKATSDNFEALFREVKL; from the coding sequence ATGTTCACCGACTCCCACTGCCACCTGACCTTTCCCGAGTTCGCGGACCAGATGCCGCAGATTCGCGCTGCCATGGCCGCCGCCAAGGTCGACCGGGCGCTGTGCATCTGCACCAAGCTCGAAGAGTTCGACGACGTGCAGGCCCTGGCCGCCCGCTACGACAACTTCTGGGCCAGCGTGGGCGTGCACCCCGACAACGAGGACATCGCCGAACCCACCGTGGAAGACCTGGTGCGCCTGTCGGCCCGGCCGCGTGTCGTGGCCATCGGCGAAACCGGCCTCGACTACTACCAGATGGAAGAACGCAAGGGCGGCCGCAGCATCGCCGACATGGAATGGCAGCGCGACCGCTTCCGCGTGCACATCCGCGCCGCACAGCAAACGCGCAAGCCGCTCATCATCCACACCCGCGACGCATCGGCCGACACGCTGGCGATCCTCAAGGAGGAGGGCGAAGACGGCGCGGGCAGGGCGGCCGGCGGCGTGTTCCATTGCTTCACCGAAACCGCCGAGGTGGCACGCGCCGCACTCGACCTGGGTTTCTACATTTCCTTTTCGGGCATCCTGACCTTCAAGAAGGCCCAGGACCTGCGCGACGTGGCGGCTTTCGTGCCGCTGGACCGCATGCTGATCGAGACGGACAGCCCGTACCTCGCGCCCGTGCCGTACCGCGGCAAGACCAACAATCCGTCGTATGTGCCCTTCGTGGCGCAACAGATCGCCGAACTGCGACACGTGCCCGTAGAGGACATCGCCAAGGCGACAAGCGACAACTTCGAAGCTTTGTTCAGGGAAGTCAAATTATGA
- a CDS encoding ankyrin repeat domain-containing protein — MKNYFKKSIYLVVMAASFAAHAGSFEDFFRAVRGDNASGVRTLLNRGFDPNTRDENGQTGLMLALREPSPKVVQVLMESPQLNVDLANAKDETPLMLASIKGQQDLVVQLLKRDAAVNKTGWAPLHYAASSGQLSIMKLLLENHAFIDAQSPNGTTPLMMAAMYGSNDAVKLLLAEGADTAMKNQLGMTAVDFAVKANRTESAELIKAAGDAKANAVKAVPKDGKW; from the coding sequence ATGAAAAACTACTTTAAGAAGTCGATATATCTTGTTGTCATGGCTGCATCTTTTGCAGCGCATGCCGGGTCGTTTGAAGACTTTTTCCGGGCCGTGCGCGGCGACAACGCCAGTGGTGTCCGCACCCTGCTGAACCGCGGTTTCGACCCGAATACACGCGACGAGAACGGCCAGACCGGTTTGATGCTCGCGCTGCGCGAGCCGTCGCCGAAGGTCGTCCAGGTGTTGATGGAATCGCCGCAGCTCAACGTCGACCTGGCCAACGCCAAGGACGAAACGCCGCTGATGCTGGCGTCGATCAAGGGCCAGCAAGACCTGGTCGTGCAACTGCTCAAGCGCGACGCCGCCGTCAACAAGACCGGCTGGGCGCCGCTGCATTACGCGGCCAGCAGCGGGCAACTGTCGATCATGAAACTGCTGCTCGAGAACCACGCCTTCATCGACGCCCAGTCGCCCAACGGCACCACGCCGCTGATGATGGCCGCGATGTACGGATCGAACGACGCCGTGAAGCTGCTGCTGGCCGAAGGCGCGGACACGGCGATGAAGAACCAGCTCGGCATGACGGCGGTCGACTTTGCGGTGAAAGCGAATCGGACGGAGTCGGCGGAGCTGATCAAGGCGGCTGGGGATGCGAAGGCGAATGCGGTGAAGGCGGTGCCGAAGGACGGGAAGTGGTGA
- a CDS encoding DUF6502 family protein, whose amino-acid sequence MEQRLDWALAACSRILRPVVRLALAMGVKHPHLEELLRDLLIEEAQRSWRTQGVPKPNLSQLSVTTGLNRKAVTAKVRSTGDPLPHTELSAAAKTFTLWLQMLTEDASFRRLPVTAGHTAPSFEAVARLSSRGNVHHRTILDELIRLNMVTENEGVAELTTDGFVPVQDLQSMLAFLGDNGRDHLLAAVANTLGEQPRMLERAVYARGLSLNDCEQIHRLVRERWSALHHDLAQEMAQAVSRAPARAKGRIRVGIYTYYEDEGTPSTSTSTSSESERTS is encoded by the coding sequence ATGGAACAACGGCTGGACTGGGCCCTTGCGGCCTGCTCACGCATCCTGCGACCCGTGGTCAGGCTCGCCCTCGCGATGGGGGTCAAGCATCCCCACCTGGAGGAGTTGTTGCGCGACCTGCTGATCGAGGAAGCCCAGCGCTCGTGGCGGACCCAGGGCGTTCCCAAGCCCAACCTGAGCCAGCTGTCCGTCACGACGGGCCTGAACCGCAAGGCGGTGACCGCCAAGGTCCGCTCCACCGGCGACCCCCTGCCCCACACCGAACTGTCGGCCGCTGCCAAGACGTTCACGCTGTGGCTGCAGATGCTCACCGAAGACGCCTCGTTCCGGCGCCTGCCCGTCACGGCGGGACACACAGCGCCCTCGTTCGAGGCGGTCGCGCGCCTGAGCAGCCGCGGCAATGTTCACCACCGCACGATCCTCGACGAGTTGATCCGGTTGAACATGGTGACCGAAAACGAAGGCGTGGCCGAACTCACCACCGACGGTTTCGTGCCCGTGCAAGACCTGCAATCGATGCTGGCTTTCCTGGGCGACAACGGGCGGGACCATCTGCTGGCGGCTGTCGCCAACACGCTGGGCGAGCAGCCCCGCATGCTCGAGCGCGCGGTGTACGCGCGCGGGCTGTCGCTGAACGATTGCGAACAGATCCACCGCCTGGTGCGAGAACGCTGGTCCGCCCTGCATCACGACCTCGCGCAGGAAATGGCGCAGGCGGTCAGTCGTGCGCCGGCCCGCGCCAAGGGGCGAATCCGGGTCGGCATCTACACGTACTACGAAGACGAGGGCACACCGTCCACGTCCACGTCCACGTCCTCTGAAAGCGAGCGCACATCATGA